A region from the Triticum urartu cultivar G1812 chromosome 1, Tu2.1, whole genome shotgun sequence genome encodes:
- the LOC125534791 gene encoding transcription initiation factor TFIID subunit 4-like, whose product MEESGRPWPPARPPPPDPAAANPQRGSPPLPQPGAGSGEIRTGVLGGRSLRGGDLLLHRRPPPAPCSTLSLISPGDGAPRPQPVRQAAVLTLPGHARIQPGPTTTRRPCLWPSPPGSAQPPVPVAHLSATRGRGGDQTSSISPLRPTTVAVQFGGMRDAVRCWCTPARPHHPQRGRLPSGVRSFARSLTVPLQCIWIPRAVHHAPSCSSSIGTGNFFQILQGCSEVHLLMQYTKLFV is encoded by the exons ATGGAGGAATCCGGCCGCCCATGGCCGCCGGCGCGGCCTCCACCACCAGATCCGGCCGCCGCCAACCCTCAGCGTGGAAGCCCCCCACTCCCTCAGCCCGgcgccggatccggcgagatccgcacGGGGGTGCTGGGAGGTCGGTCCCTACGGGGCGGCGACCTTCTTCTCCATCGACGGCCACCACCAGCGCCATGCTCCACCCTCTCCCTCATCTCCCCCGGCGACGGCGCCCCTCGCCCACAGCCGGTGCGTCAAGCGGCGGTGCTAACTCTGCCAGGCCACGCGAGGATTCAGCCCGGCCCGACCACAACTCGTCGTCCTTGTCTCTGGCCATCACCGCCCGGATCCGCCCAACCACCGGTGCCCGTCGCGCACCTATCCGCCACCAGGGGCCGAGGAGGAGACCAGACGTCCTCCATCTCACCTCTTCG TCCGACGACCGTCGCCGTGCAGTTCGGCGGCATGCGTGATGCGGTTCGGTGCTGGTGCACGCCGGCGCGACCACACCATCCCCAGCGCGGACGGCTCCCTTCAGGCGTGCGGTCGTTTGCGAGGTCCCTTACCGTGCCATTGCAGTGCATCTGGATACCTCGAGCAGTGCACCACGCGCCCTCATGCAGTTCCTCCATAGGCACCGGCaatttttttcagattttgcAGGGATGCAGTGAAGTACATTTACTAATGCAGTACACTAAACTCTTTGTGTAG